One stretch of Podospora bellae-mahoneyi strain CBS 112042 chromosome 2, whole genome shotgun sequence DNA includes these proteins:
- a CDS encoding hypothetical protein (COG:M; EggNog:ENOG503NUXS) produces the protein MRSSEEGMPELGSEGRPTLRVQMPSYSERSSNSEKPKGTLDPDHLAPETAPLSPAESREVANRLNDDLELLRVERIVSHQQQNDARSRNRSHHERPDQVEDAFNSATPAPITARTPEKKSTWLTRLWVSLKRFPRVLRYVVYAIPAGILILIPVFLDLFAYDGNSEPVGGEGGVQLLWFGIWLEVVWLSLWAGRILTSIMPATVAFIADTVGSSNHKKWQDIGRQMEFPTALFVWMLAVLVSYKPILNHRVINDPDNDGSIPYVTWVDVLYKIIIALFVLATLNVAEKILIQWIAASFHLRTYSHRIRENQMQIDCLITLYSYAKTRLEEQDPVWDPNSDRNNSSGSRTPMKAIHSNARQAWNKVGNAASRMAGDFTGRKVAKNNHKRVVLELLRETASSYTLARVFYRTFVRPDHNTITVDDLLPAFPTPEEAELCFNVFDKDLNGDISMEELEMVCNEIHLEKKAIAASLKDLDSVIKKLDEVFMFLVAVIVIIVFISIISNSAAAALTSTGTVILGLSWLLQATAQEFLQSIIFVFVKHPFDVGDRVTIYGNTGSMMRGDDYYVIEISLLYTEFKKMEGHVVQAPNSLLNNLFILNQRRSQGLADPINLKLRFGTTEAQIEELKSRMLEFCLQNKRDYAPRIISEVQTIDEVASITMNIIFFHKSNYQNELLRLTRHNRFAVELMRQMHDMGLETPRLVAPGGGRDMPMYWASIPPPGYSQRDHGPDNTPGTTGEPVTAVPLPSPNAAARRRANSRAAVVEAGMDFQDVYHSRKRDNSVTRLASISQSPREDEEEENNGDGASRAGVSIDQHLEKVASRDSASTRRGKLWPMRSVSRAGSGQHHSRYQGSGGSGAPGVIV, from the exons ATGCGCTCCTCGGAGGAGGGCATGCCCGAACTGGGCTCAGAGGGACGACCGACCCTTCGTGTTCAGATGCCGTCTTACTCAGAAAGGAGCTCAAACAGTGAAAAGCCCAAGGGCACTCTTGATCCCGACCATTTAGCTCCCGAAACGGCACCCCTCAGCCCCGCCGAGTCTAGAGAAGTCGCCAACAGACTTAACGACGACCTCGAGCTTCTCCGTGTCGAACGTATTGtctctcatcagcaacaaaacGACGCCCGTTCGAGAAACCGAAGTCACCATGAGCGTCCCGACCAGGTCGAAGATGCCTTCAACTCAGCCACGCCTgctcccatcaccgccaggACTCCGGAGAAAAAGTCGACCTGGCTTACACGACTTTGGGTTTCGTTGAAGAGATTCCCTCGCGTTCTTCGCTACGTTGTCTACGCCATCCCAGCCGGCATCCTCATTCTGATACCagtcttcttggacttgtttGCCTATGACGGCAATAGCGAAccagttggtggtgagggaggtgttcAGCTGCTCTGGTTTGGAATCTGGCTTGAGGTGGTCTGGTTATCGCTATGGGCTGGTCGCATTCTCACCTCCATCATGCCTGCCACCGTTGCCTTCATTGCAGATACCGTCGGATCAAGCAACCACAAGAAGTGGCAGGATATCGGACGCCAAATGGAGTTTCCGACTGCCCTTTTCGTGTGGATGCTGGCCGTCTTGGTGTCATACAAGCCTATATTGAATCACCGAGTCATTAATGATCCCGACAATGACGGCAGCATACCTTATGTCACCTGGGTCGATGTTCTTTACAAGATCATCATAGCCTTGTTTGTGCTGGCAACGCTCAATGTGGCCGAGAAGATTCTCATTCAGTGGATCGCCGCTTCGTTCCACCTGCGTACCTACTCGCACCGCATTCGGGAAAACCAGATGCAAATCGACTGCCTTATCACTCTTTACTCGTACGCCAAAACCCGGCTGGAAGAACAAGACCCGGTCTGGGATCCCAACAGTGACAGGAACAACTCTTCTGGGAGCCGAACACCGATGAAGGCCATCCATTCCAATGCCCGTCAGGCTTGGAACAAGGTGGGCAACGCCGCCAGTCGCATGGCTGGTGACTTTACCGGGCGAAAGGTTGCCAAGAACAATCACAAGAGAGTTGTGTTGGAGCTGCTCCGAGAGACAGCATCGAGTTACACACTCGCCCGCGTCTTTTACCGTACTTTTGTTCGTCCGGACCACAACACTATCACGGTAGATGATCTCCTGCCAGCATTCCCAACTCCTGAGGAGGCTGAGTTATGCTTCAACGTCTTTGACAAAGATCTCAATGGTGACATTTCgatggaggagcttgagatGGTTTGCAACGAGATCCacctggagaagaaggcgattGCCGCCTCTTTGAAGGATCTGGACTCtgtcatcaagaagctggacGAAGTGTTCATGTTTCTTGTTGCGGTTATTGTCATCATTGTGTTTATcagcatcatctccaactcgGCTGCTGCAGCGCTCACCTCGACGGGTACGGTTATACTGGGTTTGTCGTGGCTTCTTCAGGCCACCGCTCAGGAATTTCTTCAG tccatcatcttcgtcttTGTCAAACATCCCTTCGACGTCGGTGACCGCGTCACCATCTACGGCAACACTGGCTCCATGATGCGAGGTGATGACTACTATGTCATCGAGATCTCCCTTCTCTACACCGAGTTCAAGAAAATGGAAGGTCATGTCGTGCAGGCGCCCAACTCGctgctcaacaacctcttcatTCTCAACCAGCGCCGCAGTCAAGGTCTCGCCGACCCGATCAATCTCAAGCTCCGCTTCGGCACGACAGAAGCCCAAATCGAGGAGCTCAAGTCCAGAATGCTGGAATTTTGCCTCCAGAACAAGCGTGATTATGCCCCAAGGATTATCTCTGAAGTTCAGACCATTGACGAGGTTGCCTCGATCACCATGAACATCATCTTTTTCCACAAGAGCAACTACCAGAACGAGCTCCTCCGTCTCACACGCCACAACCGTTTTGCCGTCGAGCTCATGAGGCAGATGCACGACATGGGTCTGGAGACGCCTCGTCTTGTTGcgcctggtggtgggagggacATGCCTATGTATTGGGCTTCGATCCCACCCCCTGGGTACTCCCAGCGGGATCATGGACCTGACAACACACCTGGAACTACTGGCGAACCCGTCACGGCCGTGCCTCTTCCCAGCCCGAACGCAgcagcaaggaggagggccaACAGCCGTGCCGCGGTTGTGGAGGCGGGGATGGATTTTCAGGATGTGTATCACAGCCGGAAGAGGGATAATTCCGTGACGAGGCTGGCGTCGATTAGTCAGTCGCcgagggaggatgaggaggaggagaataaTGGGGATGGGGCCTCTCGGGCGGGGGTGAGTATTGATCAGCATCTGGAGAAGGTTGCGAGTAGGGATAGTGCTTCGACTAGGAGAGGGAAGTTGTGGCCTATGAGGTCGGTAAGTAGGGCTGGGAGTGGGCAGCATCATTCTCGGTATCaggggagtggggggagTGGTGCACCGGGAGTGATTGTTTAA
- a CDS encoding hypothetical protein (EggNog:ENOG503P588; COG:S) — protein sequence MGFFDFIEARDARDQLYSNDDRPSSRPNLGHEILGGAAAFEAMHLWEKEQRRKGEPVSHGFAKEALAAMAGAEADKLWERHHGRDGGNERDRERGREHARRQVEELYDQQYGERDEWNPNHEIHESMRFSGY from the exons ATGGGTTTCTTCGACTTCA TCGAGGCAAGAGACGCCCGCGACCAACTATACTCCAACGACGACCGCCCTTCCTCCAGACCCAACCTCGGCCACGAGATCCTCGGCGGCGCAGCAGCCTTTGAAGCGATGCACCTCTGGGAAAAGGAACAACGCCGCAAAGGCGAGCCAGTCTCCCACGGCTTTGCCAAGGAAGCGCTTGCTGCCATGGCGGGCGCGGAAGCCGACAAGCTATGGGAGAGGCACCATGGccgggatggggggaatgAAAGAGACAgggagcgggggagggagcatGCTAGGcggcaggtggaggagctgtatGATCAGCAGtatggggagagggatgagtGGAATCC GAACCATGAGATTCATGAGTCGATGAGATTTTCTGGGTATTGA
- a CDS encoding hypothetical protein (COG:I; EggNog:ENOG503NX8X), with product MSLLSSLLNPVPGFPEYTGAYRVGTVDVEIPISKLPAGKKPEGAADVHTVLFRIFYPTVAEAQGKYISWLPAPQRLHIEAYAQFLGLGSKTASVLSFLPRHLHWTTIPAIKNAPLLSPPAEHSSSRWPTMIFSHGLGGNRNAYSHLAGSLASHGIVVICPEHRDQSAALTLIRDPQTPQKATPLAYLRIPHNQTPEIWAQRDSQLRIRLWELDMIFEAILAIDRNDNKVIASNLNASTPVSALFALHNKLDILDPGKVIFAGHSFGSSTMVQFLKSVFYSSHPALESFEEGRLFTPRPGSAIMSQINGQNPAVLLDMWCFPLLSAASDKLYRLPLPCYSVPQEQQKMSKILAVESDQFFKWGTHLHRTAKVLSADPTAEVVKETPDHPAPYLFYVEKSAHLSQSDFAVLFPWLTKKAFGSETPEVVLSLNVRAVVQFLRGNGVVVGESRLERERGDVLGRGVEVAKWRWVDVVGMGRRVYPSEIEMRREERGEEEVEESRREEKGMGGEMEPGVGEEDKMKENGVTGGEKL from the exons ATGTCGCTCTTGTCTTCCCTTCTCAACCCTGTTCCCGGGTTTCCCGAGTACACCGGCGCCTACAGGGTCGGCACTGTAGATGTCGAAATTCCCATATCGAAGCTGCCAGCCGGCAAAAAACCAGAAGGTGCCGCAGACGTTCACACAGTTCTATTCAGAATATTTTACCCGACGGTAGCTGAGGCTCAGGGAAAATACATCAGTTGGCTTCCCGCGCCTCAAAGGCTTCACATAGAGGCCTATGCCCAGTTTCTGGGCCTCGGCTCGAAAACTGCCTCTGTTCTCTC ATTTCTACCCCGACATCTTCACTGGaccaccatcccagccaTCAAGAATGCTCCTTTGCTGTCTCCCCCAGCTGAGCATTCCAGCTCAAGATGGCCAACCATGATATTTTCACACGGCCTAGGAGGTAACCGCAATGCCTACAGCCATCTCGCCGGCTCCCTAGCCTCCCACGGGATAGTCGTCATCTGCCCCGAACATCGTGACCAGAGCGCAGCTCTCACCCTCATCCGCgatccccaaaccccccaaaaagcCACCCCCCTCGCCTACCTACGAATCCCGCACAACCAAACCCCTGAGATCTGGGCCCAGCGCGACTCCCAACTCCGCATCCGCCTCTGGGAACTCGATATGATCTTTGaagccatcctcgccatcgaccgcaacgacaacaaagtcatcgcctccaacctcaacgCCAGCACCCCTGTTTCGGCCCTCTTTGCCTTGCACAACAAACTCGACATCTTGGACCCCGGCAAAGTGATCTTTGCGGGCCACTCGTTTGGTTCCTCGACCATGGTCCAGTTCCTCAAATCAGTCTTCTATTCGTCCCATCCTGCTCTGGAGTCTTTTGAGGAGGGCAGGTTATTCACCCCGCGGCCTGGCTCGGCTATCATGTCACAAATCAACGGTCAGAACCCGGCTGTCTTGCTGGATATGTGGTGTTTCCCTCTTTTATCGGCCGCGTCCGACAAGCTGTATCGTCTCCCGCTGCCGTGCTATTCTGTGCCTCAAGAGCAGCAAAAGATGTCGAAGATTCTCGCGGTGGAATCAGATCAGTTTTTCAAATGGGGGACGCACCTGCACCGCACGGCGAAGGTTTTGTCTGCTGATCCGACCGCGGAGGTTGTGAAGGAGACGCCTGACCACCCGGCGCCGTATTTGTTTTATGTAGAGAAATCTGCACATTTGAGTCAGTCGGATTTTGCGGTTTTGTTTCCTTGGTTGACGAAAAAGGCTTTCGGGTCGGAGACGCccgaggtggtgttgagttTGAATGTGAGGGCTGTGGTGCAGTTTTTGAGGGGgaatggggttgtggttggggagtcgaggttggagagggagaggggggatgtgctggggaggggggtggaggtggcgaagtggaggtgggttgatgtggtggggatggggaggagggtgtatCCGAGTGAGAttgagatgaggagggaggagaggggtgaggaggaggtggaggagtcgaggagggaggagaaggggatgggtggggagatggagcctggggttggggaagaggataAAATGAAGGAGAATGGGGTCACGGGTGGGGAGAAATTGTAG
- a CDS encoding hypothetical protein (COG:S; EggNog:ENOG503P7UP) — translation MSALPENWEWDYDGESQRWFYRYKPTGITQFHFPQPGDEFPQSIDDSAPIDLEPEERLVSQLQVKRRSTVGERTSTAKAKSTLAKATIAEDEDGSSAPWFQPDIFMYMGPGAYDDISPLQEDEDDLPPKKDSETGQTNPPKPTSAPVPTRSPAPPPTSEVSPQQSNISPVVSAETTPLVVQSLPVIESPPVIESPPVTQSRPLIESHNVIESPPVIAQPAHESRPPVQSPPARTTQEIDSVQISEVHGESAPVVDAIPLLDSRQVAYTPVGFVAELPSELTGQCHEDINPTPVELPGNDIMMDTGPPLIYANAFPLAPSELHSEAIPSSRMHRLGSTEQKTLSSGSPSLNNQQASSDPHRPPLRQNSMPQPAPTATQQNSARDPYQGQYRPWNPTINTVAEEAPRQAPVGENKRHSLAGPPPSNWRRPEIPAALSAPMVSPKQPVDDESTPPAPGYGLRQENTSSPPHPGNASGLTHVPSVLQPARGRPVLTKSRPQSKSPPSQGPPSHSTDTNQRYTAYKPTSWDLQRDIEETVEMLSKTGYGQAAADPGGPDRPAFPRTSTAPGDSMTGSYYAMRPQIPPSAPSAPSALQNVKSQPALSYHYNISEASTTRSPDFTAPLPPSSPDVPQPLKLTRKSPPPPPDIQNRLPTVSSTLRPPAPPTEVYIVSRETTPVPSDHQMASVPAMSTPEIQATRVPDPVSPPQTPPLPSKHAATTPSEPPFPSFSARTYTWGKGQQAAEPGDLLGVTAQPLAKVHSGPVPGQISSPDTTNVYTLDNTPVMPAPQGSIRDVGTPLQHILPRESSRNQDHGQFSSAAKKRQSLPPTTRPTPWQAQYFQSGAGENSNLQPGPNDGGYMNPQSTRRQAPNHSGARDSSSQIPNQHGPPRPPKMPHTPKSHSPNHRTPLPSLPPKAPTSGTPPVSKVTPYVLPAGHHPLSSHPVDISQIPPSVSPAPPKSNCQVPPAGASPPSSTSNNRYSMFISPDTDLSSQPPPTTNKRWSIVGSPPQITNLHTHPNTDDRVPPGLVPQRTASLRRTTPTPNRSSPAPPSSQPQKYTAFTPPTSPPSTNMNPPGAQAQAAPPPQPQQFIQPQRMFSPPPQQEPQKSSFFNIGKLFRSDSLRKGGGRSSGLGMKLQKNAKHAGGGGGGGQIQQGGRTLQMTAQVPHHQQPVQHLHQNSQAPLYQPGNYPPFPSQGFNGGGNSGGPFFGSGGGGFSGGGGRPFSMVVAPSGTGVGTVIRPPGQMPRNSRDGAGWGYQYR, via the exons ATGTCTGCGCTTCCCGAGAATTGGGAGTGGGATTACGATGGAGAGAGTCAAAGATGGTTCTACCGCTACAAACCCACGGGGATTACCCAGTTTCATTTTCCCCAGCCTGGCGACGAGTTTCCCCAAAGCATAGACGATAGCGCCCCCATCGACCTGGAGCCCGAGGAAAGACTTGTGAGCCAGTTACAAGTCAAAAGGAGGAGTACCGTCGGCGAGAGGACCTCTACTGCGAAAGCAAAAAGCACCCTGGCAAAGGCTACGAttgccgaggacgaagatgGTTCCAGCGCTCCTTGGTTCCAGCCTGATATCTTCATGTACATGGGACCGGGAGCTTACGATGACATAAGTCCACTgcaggaagatgaggatgatcTACCGCCAAAGAAAGACTCTGAAACTGGCCAGACAAATCCTCCAAAGCCGACTTCAGCGCCAGTTCCAACTCGGTCGCCAGCTCCGCCACCGACCTCAGAGGTATCACCACAGCAATCGAATATATCACCGGTTGTAAGCGCCGAGACTACTCCACTCGTTGTCCAAAGCCTCCCTGTCATCGAAAGCCCACCTGTTATTGAGAGCCCGCCTGTAACTCAGAGTCGGCCTTTGATCGAAAGTCACAATGTAATAGAGAGCCCGCCAGTCATAGCCCAACCTGCGCATGAAAGTCGACCTCCTGTTCAAAGCCCACCTGCTCGTACAACCCAAGAGATCGACAGTGTGCAAATTTCGGAAGTCCATGGAGAAAGTGCCCCTGTAGTTGACGCAATCCCGTTACTCGACAGTCGCCAGGTTGCATACACACCGGTTGGGTTCGTGGCCGAGCTTCCCAGCGAATTGACTGGGCAATGTCACGAGGATATAAACCCCACGCCGGTCGAATTGCCAGGCAACGACATCATGATGGATACTGGCCCGCCACTGATATATGCCAACGCCTTTCCTCTGGCCCCTTCGGAGTTGCATTCGGAAGCGATACCCTCAAGTCGAATGCATCGATTAGGTAGCACAGAGCAAAAAACACTGTCGTCCGGATCTCCGAgcctcaacaaccagcaaGCATCTTCAGatcctcaccggcctcctctccgccagAACTCGATGCCTCAGCCGGCTCCGACCGCCACACAGCAGAATTCAGCAAGAGATCCGTATCAGGGACAATACCGGCCGTGGAAtccaaccatcaacaccgtTGCCGAGGAAGCTCCCAGACAGGCTCCGGTCGGAGAAAATAAGAGACACTCGCTCGCAGGACCACCGCCATCCAATTGGAGACGGCCAGAGATTCCCGCCGCCCTGTCAGCGCCAATGGTTTCACCGAAGCAGCCAGTGGATGACGAAAGCACACCACCCGCCCCTGGATATGGATTGAGGCAAGAGAAtacttcctcgcctccacaCCCGGGCAACGCTTCAGGGCTCACTCATGTTCCGTCGGTTCTTCAGCCTGCCCGAGGACGCCCTGTGCTCACGAAATCCCGCCCCCAAAGCAAGAGTCCGCCGAGTCAAGGTCCACCGAGCCACAGCACAGACACCAATCAGAGGTACACGGCCTACAAACCTACCTCGTGGGATTTGCAGCGAGACATTGAGGAAACCGTTGAGATGTTGTCTAAAACAGGCTACGGCCAAGCAGCTGCCGATCCGGGAGGTCCAGATCGGCCTGCGTTTCCGAGAACAAGCACTGCCCCAGGCGACTCCATGACCGGCTCATACTACGCTATGCGCCCGCAGATCCCTCCGTCAGCTCCTAGTGCGCCAAGCGCCCTGCAGAATGTTAAGTCCCAACCAGCTTTGTCTTATCATTACAACATCAGCGAGGCAAGTACGACGAGATCTCCGGATTTTActgctcccctcccgccctcAAGTCCCGATGTCCCGCAGCCCTTGAAGCTCACCCGtaaatctcctcctcctcctcctgatATCCAGAACCGTTTGCCAACCGTATCATCTACTCTTAggcccccagcaccacctaCCGAAGTTTACATAGTGTCCCGGGAGACCACACCAGTGCCATCAGACCACCAGATGGCATCCGTCCCTGCAATGAGCACGCCAGAAATACAGGCAACTAGGGTCCCGGATCCTGTCAGTCCACCGCAAACGCCGCCTTTGCCGTCGAAGCATGCAGCAACTACTCCCTCCGAGCCACCGTTTCCCAGTTTTTCTGCTCGAACTTATACGTGGGGCAAAGGACAACAAGCAGCCGAACCTGGGGATTTACTCGGTGTCACGGCACAGCCCTTGGCGAAGGTTCACTCGGGCCCCGTACCTGGTCAGATCTCATCGCCGGACACAACGAACGTTTACACTCTTGACAACACGCCGGTAATGCCAGCGCCACAGGGTTCTATCAGGGATGTTGGCACACCTCTACAGCATATCCTTCCGCGCGAATCATCGCGGAATCAGGACCATGGACAGTTTTCAAGTGCGGCCAAAAAACGTCAATCTTTGCCCCCGACGACTAGGCCAACACCGTGGCAGGCTCAATACTTTCAGTCTGGTGCTGGAGAAAACTCGAATCTTCAACCTGGCCCTAACGATGGAGGGTATATGAATCCTCAGTCAACAAGAAGACAAGCACCTAATCACAGCGGTGCTCGAGATTCATCTTCCCAAATTCCGAATCAGCACGGTCCGCCTCGACCACCAAAGATGCCTCACACACCAAAATCACACAGCCCGAATCATCGTACCCCTCTGCCATCTTTACCGCCGAAAGCACCAACATCAGGGACACCTCCCGTGTCTAAAGTGACTCCATATGTTCTCCCAGCTGGTCATCATCCGCTCAGCTCCCACCCAGTGGATATTTCACAAATCCCGCCTTCAGTATCACCAGCGCCGCCAAAATCAAATTGTCAAGTTCCGCCAGCTGGTGCTTCCCCGCCCTCGTCGACAAGTAATAACCGATATAGCATGTTTATCAGCCCTGATACAGATCTTTCCTCTCAACCACCGCCTACTACAAACAAACGCTGGTCCATTGTCGGATCACCACCGCAAATCACAAACctacacacacaccccaacACAGACGACCGTGTGCCCCCCGGCTTAGTACCCCAAAGAACAGCCTCTTTACGACGGAcaacaccaactccaaaccGGTcttccccagcaccaccatcatcacaaccgCAAAAATACACCGCATTCACCCCACCCAcatctcccccatcaacaaacaTGAACCCACCAGGAGCTCAAGCCCaggcagcaccaccgccccaaccACAGCAATTTATCCAACCGCAACGCATgttctcccccccaccgcAGCAAGAACCACAAAAGAGCTCTTTCTTCAACATTGGGAAACTTTTTAGGAGTGATAGTCTGCGCaaaggaggtgggaggtcgAGCGGTCTGGGGATGAAACTACAAAAGAATGCAAAAcacgccggtg gtggtggtggtggtggccaaaTACAGCAGGGCGGGCGAACACTGCAGATGACGGCGCAGGTGCCACACCATCAGCAACCGGTTCAGCACTTGCATCAGAATTCTCAGGCGCCGTTGTACCAGCCGGGGAATTATCCGCCTTTTCCTTCGCAGGGTTTCAACGGGGGGGGTAATAGCGGGGGGCCTTTTtttggtagtggtggtggtgggtttaGCGGGGGTGGAGGCCGGCCGTTTAGTATGGTTGTGGCGCCGAGTGGTACCGGTGTGGGAACAGTGATTAGGCCGCCGGGACAGATGCCGCGTAATAGTCGTGATGGGGCTGGGTGGGGGTATCAGTATCGTTaa
- a CDS encoding hypothetical protein (EggNog:ENOG503PY8B), whose translation MASKPREYNIPAHPNRDFWSSLWPTSSSPPAKATTVEPTPTYSVPKGSRRAKTPVISEEPSKSKKSKPTRTKSKSKSKKSSTSKGPGSWSEWYLSEDNEYFWRARKLPNDQWDYEKQPKPEPPQPEIQPLPHPHLEPITQQTQSKTSPEPEIKLLPHPHLETISQQTQPITTITPQPDPQPLPHPHMQPISQPSSPKITIEDATPLSTSSSSSPSPSRTPSPQSNTHLKPHPSPALKSYRSGRSAFTNPKSSYPTIITKSTGRPTEAITTSNPSPRTSGLALTRIESISPIRKPSPLSKPPKTASQQQPAPKPPKVVNPPAKKSSSPKRPIGPVMWLFTEGRSRKGKSLASPPPPAGGGKEGGDGGVVITKNKGTGVSNSELAKKKKMLDRKIREGKVVDTKVDSKKRIRAWLGGVEGEEELIPLDGEGFPVYR comes from the exons ATGGCTTCCAAACCAAGAGAATACAACATCCCAGCACACCCCAATCGGGATTTCTGGTCGTCACTATGgccgacatcctcctctcctcccgcgAAAGCCACGACAGTCGAGCCTACGCCGACCTATAGCGTCCCCAAGGGTTCTCGTCGTGCAAAGACGCCCGTCATATCCGAAGAGCCATCGAAATCAAAAAAATCAAAACCTACAAGgacaaagtcaaagtcaaagtcaaagaaaAGCTCAACATCAAAGGGTCCCGGGTCATGGTCGGAATGGTACCTCAGCGAGGACAACGAGTACTTTTGGCGTGCGAGAAAACTTCCAAATG ATCAATGGGACTACgaaaaacaacccaaaccagaaccacctcaacccgagatccaacccctcccacatcctCACCTGGAGCCAATAACCCAGCAAACTCAGTCAAAAACATCACCAGAACCCGAAATCAAACtactccctcaccctcacctaGAAACAATAtcccaacaaacccaacccatcaccaccatcaccccccaaccAGACCCCCAACCACTCCCACACCCCCACATGCAACCAATATCCCAACCCAGCTCCCCCAAGATAACAATAGAAGACGCAACCCCCTTAtccacttcttcctcttcatccccctccccatcgcgaaccccctctccccaatccaacacccacctcaaaccccacccctcccccgccctcaaATCCTACCGCTCCGGCCGATCAGCCTTCACAAACCCCAAATCCTCCtatcccaccatcatcacaaagTCCACAGGCCGCCCAACAGAAgcaatcaccacctccaaccccagcccTCGAACCTCCGGCCTCGCCCTCACAAGAATAGaatccatctcccccatccgGAAACCTTCCCCTTtatccaaaccccccaagacAGCctcccagcaacaaccagcacccaaacccccaaaagtCGTCAACCCCCCTGCTAAAAAATCTTCGTCGCCAAAAAGGCCGATCGGGCCGGTAATGTGGCTTTTTACCGAGGGTAGGTCGAGAAAGGGGAAGTCATTAgcttcgccgccgccacccgcgggagggggaaaggaaggaggggatgggggggtggtcatcaccaagaacaaggggaCTGGCGTCTCGAATAGTGAGCTggcaaaaaagaagaagatgttggATAGGAAGATTAGAgaggggaaggtggtggataCAAAGGTTGACAGTAAAAAGAGGATAAGGGCTTGGTTGggcggggtggagggggaggaggagctgattcctttggatggggaggggtttccTGTTTATCGGTAG